The genomic stretch AGGAAAAGGATCTCGAGGTAGTGCTCAAGATCAAGGCCCTGCTCTATGAGCAGCGGTTTACGATCGCGGGAGCCAAAACACAACTCGGCAGTTCTGCTCCACAGCAGAGCAATGGAAACGGAAACATCATCGAGGATGTCCGGCGCGAATTGCAGGAAATTCTCGATTTAATGGGTAATCACAAATAGTTCGGGGCGTGGCGCAGTCCGGTAGCGCACTTGACTGGGGGTCAAGGGGTCGCTGGTTCAAATCCAGTCGCCCCGACTATAGAAAACACGAGTTTAGGCTCGTGTTTTTGTTTTGCACTGAGGCGCGATTGAGGGGTGCGATGCATGGCGCTCTTCTTGCAGAGCAAAGGGTAGAGAAGTCACTTATCTCTCAACCAAACTGCAACCTTGTTTCCTCGGCGTGAAGCGGGCGTTGTCGGGCATATCTCCAACTGCTCAAGGGCTTGATGCATGTTCAGACGAATCCAGACAAAGATTGTTGTTCTGATCACCATAATTGCTTCGCTTTTCCTCCTCGCGCTCTTCATTGGCTGGTTCGCGCAGCATAGGCAGATGGCCTTGCTCCTGCAGGAACGCCAGCAGGAGAAGGGTGTGCTGTTGGACAAGGCTGTGGCGGTACTCAGTAAGAGTGTGGCCAGTCTTACCTATGACTACACCTGCTGGGACGAAATGTTGGAATTCATCCACTGTCCGGACTCGACATGGGCGGAGGAAAACCTGGTGACCGCCATGACGACGTTCTCCGTGAATGCGCTATGGCTTTACAACACCAATCTGGACATCGTCTATTCGGCGAGTGGCAAAGAGGATTCGGTCACGCTGGCGTTGCCTGTGCCGATAGAAGATCTGCAACGCATCCTCACAAAAGTCCCATTTTCCCATTTCTACGCGCGCACACCGGCGGGCCTTATGGAACTCTGCACGGCTCCCTGCCAACCTTCCGCCGACGTCACTCGCGTATCACCGGCCCAAGGGTATTTCATAGTGGGAAGGCTTTGGTCGCCGGAGTACGTCCGCGAAATCTCACTCCTGACATCAAGCCATATCAGCCTCACGTCACCCAAAGCGCCTGGCGCGGCACCCACGCTTGACAGGCGCAATTCCTACGGAGTGTTGAGCAGCAAGCCGCTTCTGTCCTTGAAGGGCGACACGGTCATGTGGGTGTCCGCTTATGCCGAATATCCGGCCATGCACGAGTCCCAGGCCATGGCATGGCAGATGTCCGCTGCGAGTTTGCTCTTTGCCCTTCTGATGACCGGATCGATCGCCTTCTTTCTCCTGCGATTCGTCAGCACTCCGCTGAACCAGATATCTGCAGCCCTGGAGTCGGCCAATCTCGATCACTTGCGGAAGCTTCGGGGAGATCGGACTGAGTTCGGCAGAATAAGTGCGCTGATCACCAGCTTCTTCGAACAGCGTGATTCATTGACTCTGGAGATGGCCCAGCGGCGGCAGGCCGATGAGAAAGCGGAAACATCGTTGTCTCTGTTGCAGGCGACGCTCGAGTCTACGACGGACGGGCTCCTCGTCGTAGACATGCAAGGAAGAATCCGCAGCTATAATCAGCGCTTCCTTGAACTATGGAGGATTCCACTGGGCATGGCAGAATGCGGCGAAGATGAGCGCCTGCTGAAATATGCCGTCGCTCAACTCAGGGATCCGGACGAATTCCGCAAACGCGTACAGGAACTGTATTCTCATCCGGAAGAAGAGAGCCTTGAGATCATCGAGTTTGAAGATGGCAGATATTATGAGCGGAATTCGAGGCCACAGGTCATGGGGGGCGTGGCTGTCGGGCGAGTCTGGAGCTTCCGCGATGTCACCGAACGGATGCGCGCCGAGATGACTCTGCGCGAGAGTGAGAGCCGCTTCCGCACGCTGGCCGACTCCGCGCCGGTTCTCGTGTGGATGGCAGGACTCAACCGGCATTATCACTACTTCAACCGAACATGGCTGGCATTTACCGGACGCACCTATCAGCAGGAGTATGGTCGCGGCTGGCTGGACGGAGTGCATCCGGATGATCGGCAGAAGTGTGAAAATGTCTATCAGGCGGCCTTCACGTCGCGGCGGCCATTCTCCACGGAATTCCGGCTTAAGCACAATGATGGAACGTATCACTGGGTGCTGGATATGGGAACGCCGCGATTTGCCGCTGGCGGAGAATTTACGGGATTCATCGGAAGCAGCACCGACGTGACCGATCAGATTCAGGCTCGCGATGGCAAACGGATTACATCGATGAACGGCCCGGAAATCCCGGTCGCCGCGCAAAAGTCCGCTGAGGATGCGTCTAAGAACATTGCGCGGCAACTCGATTAACGGAATTCTCGAACAGAAGAGTAAGCAGGGCGGACCCAACGGTTCGCCCCGCTTGCATTTGCGCCCATGAGAATACGATGGAATCAGGAAACTTTCCGCCTTTAGGGACGTGTTATGAGCATTGCAGGATAAACTTTTCCAAATGGACGGCATTTGTTCAACTAACGTAATAATGGAGTTAACATGGACGCAGTCATGAAGAGATTTGTTTTGGTGTTACTTATGACTTTGTTTGGTTCCACTCTGGCCGCTCACGCCACTATTTGGAACGTCGACGTGGCAGATTTCCAATTCACCCCGTCCTCCTTAACAATCCTCCAGGGCGACACCGTTCGCTGGACAAATTCTCTCGGCTTCCATAGTGTGACACCCGACTGCGACCCGGCGCTCTTTGGTACTCCGGCGCAGGCTTCACCGTGGCAGTACGTTTTCATCTTCAACCTTCCCATCGGCTCCTACGGGTACCATTGCGAAGTCCACCCGCACATGATGGGTACAATCACCGTGCAGGATCGCGGCACGTGGCATGTCACCGTCCAGAGCTTTTCGTTCACCCCCGCAAACTTAACCATCACCCGCGGCGATACGGTCATCTGGAGCGCCATCAACGGTTTCCACAATGTCCACCACAATGCGACGCCTTCTCTGTTCGGCACCGCCCCCGCCACCGCACCGTGGACCTATCAGTTTGTCTTCAGCAACGTGGGCGACAGCACGCTTCACTACATCTGTCAGGTTCACCCGACACTGATGCAGGGAGCGATTACCGTCTCCGAACCGCAGGCCCTGCCTGCCCCCGCCGCTTTAACAGCATACCCCTCGGACACAGCCCACATTCGCCTGACTTGGGGTAGCGTCTGCGGTGCCGGCAGTTATGCCGTCTTCAAGTCGCTGGACGCGTCTTCGCCGGTCTTTCCCGATTCCTTCGCCACCACGACCGACACCACCCTCATCGATTCCATTGGCTCACCCCGGGCCTTCTATCTGGTCAAAGCTCTCGGAGTCGCGCGTTAATCAGTTTCCGCTTGACTTTTTGCCAACTTATTCCTATACTGAGTTGCTCAAGGACGCGAGTCCCCCCGGCGCTTCTTAGCTTACTCAAGCTTGCAGGGTCATCTTGTTGAATTATAAGTTGTCGCGCGAAGAGATGGTGCTCACCCAGCTTGAGCGGCGGGGGATTACGGATAGCCGGGTTCTGGAAGCGATGCGCAAAGTCAAACGCCATCACTTTGTAGAAGCTGCCTTTCGTGACCGCGCGTATGACGATACCCCGCTGCCCCTTGAGGCGGGTCAGACCATCAGTCAGCCCTATGTCGTCGCCCGTATGACCAGTTTGCTGGATATTCGGCCCACCGACAAGGTGCTGGATATTGGTACAGGTTCCGGGTACCAGACGGCAATTCTCGCCGAATTGGCGCGCAAAGTCTATTCGATTGAGCGCCACATGCCTCTGGTGATGAAGGCGCGACGCAATCTTGAAGCCGAAGGATACGCCAACGTCATCCTCAAGCAGGGAGACGGCACCATCGGCTGGGCCGAATTCGCGCCCTTTGACAAAATTGTAATTTCTGCGGCGGCTCCCGTCTTTCCCAAGACGCTGTTCAACCAGCTTCGGGACGGCGGCTTAATGATCTTCCCTATGGGGGAGATGAAGACGCAGCAGTTGATGATCGTGGAGCGGCAGGGTGAAGATGCCCTGACCCGCGATGCCGGCCAGGTATCCTTCGTGCCACTCATTGGCCGTGAAGGCTGGGCCAACAATCTCTAAGGCTGTTTTTTCTACGGGGCGTAGCGCAGTCCGGTAGCGCACCTGGTTCGGGACCAGGGGGTCGCTGGTTCAAATCCAGTCGCCCCGACTAACGCAAAAATCTCGACCCTCGCTGAGTCTGTCAGCGGGGGTTTTGCGTCTCTACGGCTTTGGGTTCCATTCGGCTAAGTTGATCCCGTACCTTGACTTTGATCTAAATTTGTCTTATAGTAGCTATTTCCAACTCATTCATGGAAATTCATCATGCCGTTTCTGCTGGACCTTTTCCTGCATCTTGACCGTTATCTCGGGCAGATCATCTCCGAGTACGGCACGCTGACCTATCTGATTCTGTTTATCACGGTCTTCTGTGAGACCGGTCTGGTGGTGACGCCGTTTCTGCCCGGCGATTCCCTGCTGTTTGCCGCGGGGACCTTTGCCGCGCTGGGATCGCTCGATCTGAGCCTGCTGCTCGTTGTGCTTTACCTCGCGCCGATCCTCGGGGACTCCTGCAACTACTGGATTGGCCGCTATCTGGGGCCGAAGGTTTTTTCCAAGGAGGGGGTGCGGTTTCTGAATAAGCAGAATCTGGAGAAGACCCACGCCTTTTATGAGAAGCACGGCGGCAAAGCGGTGATCATCGCCCGCTTCATGCCCATCTTCCGCACCTTTGCCCCGTTTGTAGCGGGCATTGGCCGCATGAACTATCTGCGCTTCCTGACCTACAGTGTGGGCGGCACCCTGCTCTGGATTTCCTGCTTTGTCCTGGCCGGCTACTTCTTCGGCAACATCCCCTTTGTCAAGAAGAATTTCTCCGTCGCCATCATGGCGATCATCCTGATTTCCATGCTGCCCGCCGTGTTCGAGTACATCAAACACCGGAAAACAGCCAAGGCCGTGTAAGACTCTCGTCCTGCCGAGCCGGGTTGGGCCGAATCACGCGCTAACCATAACCACAATCACAACCCGGCCGAAACGCAAGAATGCCCTCATGAAGCTCTTCACCATCGGCTTCACCAAAAAGACCGCCGAAGAATTCTTCACCCTGCTGAAGAAATCCGGCGCTGTGCGCGTCGTCGATGTGCGGCTGAACAACGTCTCCCAACTGGCCGGCTTTTCCAAGAAGGATGACCTGCGCTATTTCCTGCGGGCCATTTGCAAGATGGATTACGTGCACATGCCGGAGTTGGCCCCGTCACATGAGATCCTCGACACCTACAAGAGCGGCAAAGGCAATTGGCAGCAATGGGAGAAGGACTTCTTAAGCCTGATGTCCAAACGCAAAGTCGAACAGTCCGTCTCCCGCGACGTGCTCAACAACGCCGTCCTCTTATGCAGCGAGGACACCCCCGATCACTGCCACCGGCGGCTTGTTGCCGAGTATCTATCAAAGAAGTGGGGCGGGGTAGAAATCATTCACTTAACGTAACGCCCAGAAGTAGCCTTCATCTCCAGCGCAAACCCAAACCCATTGTCATCCTGAAGCGCGCAGCGCTGAAGGATCTCAGCCCACCTGCCGGGCCCACGTGTCTTCCTTCTGCGCTCAAGGTATTTCGGGAGAAGTCATGCGTCATTACTACGTCTACATGACCGCCAGCCTCACCCGCGTGATCTACATCGGTGTGACCGGAAACCTTGATCGCCGCATCGTGCAGCACAAAGAGAAAGTACACGAGGGCTTCACCAGCCGCTACAACGTGAACCGCCTCGTCTATTGGGAATCCTTCACCGACATCCATCGCGCCATCGCCCGCGAGAAAGAACTGAAAGGTTGGCGACGGGAAAAGAAAGTCGCGCTAATCGAAGCCCGGAATCCTGCATGGAAAGACCTGAGCGCTCAGTGGTATGGGGAGTTCAAGAAACTTGAGGCAGAGACGACGGCGCTCGAGGAGAAAATGCGTGCTCGCGACTCCACGGAAAAACGTCCGGGCTGAGCACGTGGGCTGAGATCCTTCCGGAGTACCGTCAGGATGACAAATGTTAAATCCTGCCATAGAGCAAAATCTCGCTAAAGCAATTACTTCGATACCCAACACACACACTATCCATTGTCATCCTGAAGCGCGCAGCGCTGAAGGATCTCAGCCCACTTGCCAAGCCCACATCTGTGAATGCAGCCTGCACACTTTCGTATCATCGACAGCGCAACCCCAAACCCCCTTGTCATCCTGAAGCGCGCAGCGCTGAAGGATCTCAGCCCACCCGCCGGGCATGCATCCGCCATACACGAGCAGCACAAAACAACATCGACAGCGCAAGCCCAACCCCCCTTGTCATCCTGAAGCGCACAGCGCTGAAGGATCTCAGCCCACTTGCCGGGCTTACATCTTCTGACACTGACAGTGGGGAATTGTCTGCGCGTAGTGGCCAGGACAGAGTTGCAACTGGAGTGCATAACTTGAATAATGCAGATCAGAAAGACGAACGTCCTTCGTCCACCAAGGGTGAATCATCAAGCGGACGATATATCTTTTGGGCAATTATCGGAATAGTTGTGGCGGTCGTGATATGGTTATGGGAGCGCAGACACCGTAGAACCGAAGGCAAATATCCTGACGATTGGCATGCGAAACGACGCGTTGTTTGGAAACGTGATCACAAACGGTGCAGGGAGTGTGGGCGACCGTTGTCATTGATCGCCGCACACGTTCACCACATAGTGCCAATATCAAAAGGCGGTGGCCATGAGATCTCCAATTTGATGCTTCTGTGCCCGCCCTGCCATACTGAAATGCCAGGACACGGGCACATGAAAAGACGCTTTGGGCGGGGAAGACGAATTTAAGGAGAAAATCGTGAGCGATACAGTTTTCATTCTGGGTGCTGGTGCATCCAAGGATGCAGGCTGCCCACTGATGGGAGACTTTCTGGACACGGCAAGATATCTTCTCGCCGCTGGAAGAGTCGACGACGTGAGGGAACATTTCGAAAGAGTGTTCCGAGCGATCGGTAACCTTCAAGCCGTGCATTCAAAGTCAAAACTCGATCTTACCAACATTGAATCGGTGTTTGCTTGTTTCGAGATAGCTCGCACGATTGACAAGTTTCCGGGAATGCCGGCCGTTGATTTCGATGAGTTGATTCGCTCACTGAAAGTTCTCATTGCGCGCACGATAGAGAGCACTTTGACGTTTCACGTGTTGCATCAGAACGCGCGCATCCCGGGAAATTATGAGAAGCTTGCCAATCTCATAAGCAAACTGCGGAGCGATTCTATACCGCCCCATTCCGTTTCTATTATCACATTCAATTATGATTTGGCATGCGATTACGCACTGTTCGCCAAGAAGATTCCGTTCCGTTACGAGATCGGTGATGGGCCAGAAACAAACGACACGGAGCCTGTCAGCCTACTCAAATTGCACGGTTCA from bacterium encodes the following:
- a CDS encoding DedA family protein, which translates into the protein MPFLLDLFLHLDRYLGQIISEYGTLTYLILFITVFCETGLVVTPFLPGDSLLFAAGTFAALGSLDLSLLLVVLYLAPILGDSCNYWIGRYLGPKVFSKEGVRFLNKQNLEKTHAFYEKHGGKAVIIARFMPIFRTFAPFVAGIGRMNYLRFLTYSVGGTLLWISCFVLAGYFFGNIPFVKKNFSVAIMAIILISMLPAVFEYIKHRKTAKAV
- a CDS encoding GIY-YIG nuclease family protein; protein product: MRHYYVYMTASLTRVIYIGVTGNLDRRIVQHKEKVHEGFTSRYNVNRLVYWESFTDIHRAIAREKELKGWRREKKVALIEARNPAWKDLSAQWYGEFKKLEAETTALEEKMRARDSTEKRPG
- a CDS encoding PAS domain S-box protein, producing MALLLQERQQEKGVLLDKAVAVLSKSVASLTYDYTCWDEMLEFIHCPDSTWAEENLVTAMTTFSVNALWLYNTNLDIVYSASGKEDSVTLALPVPIEDLQRILTKVPFSHFYARTPAGLMELCTAPCQPSADVTRVSPAQGYFIVGRLWSPEYVREISLLTSSHISLTSPKAPGAAPTLDRRNSYGVLSSKPLLSLKGDTVMWVSAYAEYPAMHESQAMAWQMSAASLLFALLMTGSIAFFLLRFVSTPLNQISAALESANLDHLRKLRGDRTEFGRISALITSFFEQRDSLTLEMAQRRQADEKAETSLSLLQATLESTTDGLLVVDMQGRIRSYNQRFLELWRIPLGMAECGEDERLLKYAVAQLRDPDEFRKRVQELYSHPEEESLEIIEFEDGRYYERNSRPQVMGGVAVGRVWSFRDVTERMRAEMTLRESESRFRTLADSAPVLVWMAGLNRHYHYFNRTWLAFTGRTYQQEYGRGWLDGVHPDDRQKCENVYQAAFTSRRPFSTEFRLKHNDGTYHWVLDMGTPRFAAGGEFTGFIGSSTDVTDQIQARDGKRITSMNGPEIPVAAQKSAEDASKNIARQLD
- a CDS encoding MerR family transcriptional regulator, whose protein sequence is MDTDRKGPAIRKLYYSIGEVSELTGIPAHVLRYWESEFPQLHPKKSRTGNRTYQEKDLEVVLKIKALLYEQRFTIAGAKTQLGSSAPQQSNGNGNIIEDVRRELQEILDLMGNHK
- a CDS encoding protein-L-isoaspartate(D-aspartate) O-methyltransferase, with amino-acid sequence MLNYKLSREEMVLTQLERRGITDSRVLEAMRKVKRHHFVEAAFRDRAYDDTPLPLEAGQTISQPYVVARMTSLLDIRPTDKVLDIGTGSGYQTAILAELARKVYSIERHMPLVMKARRNLEAEGYANVILKQGDGTIGWAEFAPFDKIVISAAAPVFPKTLFNQLRDGGLMIFPMGEMKTQQLMIVERQGEDALTRDAGQVSFVPLIGREGWANNL
- a CDS encoding DUF488 domain-containing protein is translated as MKLFTIGFTKKTAEEFFTLLKKSGAVRVVDVRLNNVSQLAGFSKKDDLRYFLRAICKMDYVHMPELAPSHEILDTYKSGKGNWQQWEKDFLSLMSKRKVEQSVSRDVLNNAVLLCSEDTPDHCHRRLVAEYLSKKWGGVEIIHLT